A DNA window from Castanea sativa cultivar Marrone di Chiusa Pesio chromosome 7, ASM4071231v1 contains the following coding sequences:
- the LOC142644508 gene encoding secreted RxLR effector protein 161-like: MDVKCAFLNGFLNEEVFVEQPKGFQDPYFPDHVLRLKKALYGLKQALRAWPDIAFSVGVCAHYQAALKKSYLTVVKRIICYINGTPEYSIWYSKDSNDCLASYSDANWAGSVDDRKSTSGRCFYLGNNLVSWMSKKQNSVSLFTAEAKYIAAGSCCTQVL; this comes from the exons ATGGATGTGAAATGTGCCTTTCTCAATGGTTTCCTTAATGAAGAAGTCTTTGTTGAACAACCCAAAGGCTTCCAAGATCCTTACTTCCCGGATCATGTTTTGAGATTGAAAAAGGCACTCTATGGATTGAAACAAGCACTGAGAGCATG GCCGGATATTGCATTTAGCGTGGGAGTATGTGCTCATTATCAAGCAGCCCTTAAGAAGTCTTACTTGACAGTTGTGAAGAGAATCATATGCTATATTAATGGCACTCCCGAGTATAGTATATGGTACTCAAAGGACTCTAATGATTGTCTAGCCAGTTACTCGGATGCAAATTGGGCAGGAAGTGTTGATGACCGAAAGAGCACTTCGGGCAGATGTTTCTATCTCGGAAACAATCTTGTATCATGGATGAGTAAGAAGCAGAACTCAGTATCTCTATTTACAGCTGAAGCCAAGTATATAGCTGCTGGGAGTTGTTGTACTCAAGTTCTTTAG
- the LOC142643767 gene encoding monooxygenase 2-like, whose protein sequence is MEKVEDIVIVGAGIAGLTTSLGLQKLGIRSLVLESSHSLRITGFAFITWTNAWRALDAIGLGDSLRQQHKQFYSNVATSTITGHQTTAMSFKAKGKLGDHEVRCVNRKLLLEALANELPSGTIRFSSKVVSIEESGFYKLVHLADGTIIKTKALLGSDGVNSVVAKWLGFKALAFTGRAAVRGWINFKSNHGFEPKIFQFMGIGFRSGFLPNDDTGVYWFLTSHEEKEIEDDPAKMKQFVLSKLANAPDEMKAIVENTELDYIMLSSLRYRHPWDLIWGNISKGNVCVIGDAFHPMTPDIAQGACSALEDGIVLARCLARALLTKEQSGESKEKVDSESEQYMKIEMGLKNYAKERRWRSIVLITTAYVVGFFQQGDGKLTTFLRDKLLAAFLSGLLLKRADFDCGKLSIS, encoded by the exons ATGGAAAAAGTAGAAGACATTGTGATTGTGGGAGCTGGAATTGCTGGCCTTACAACTTCCTTAGGACTTCAGAA GTTGGGTATTCGAAGCTTGGTATTGGAATCCTCACATAGTCTAAGGATCACTGGATTTGCCTTTATAACATGGACAAATGCTTGGAGGGCATTAGATGCTATTGGCCTTGGTGACTCCCTCCGACAACAACATAAACAGTTTTATTC GAATGTGGCCACCTCTACAATTACAGGACATCAAACCACAGCCATGTCATTTAAAGCGAAAGGAAAACT TGGAGACCATGAAGTTCGTTGTGTGAATAGAAAGTTGTTGTTGGAAGCCCTTGCAAATGAGCTCCCAAGTGGCACCATTAGGTTCTCTTCCAAGGTAGTTTCTATAGAGGAATCAGGCTTCTATAAGCTTGTGCATCTTGCTGATGGAACTATTATCAAGACTAAG GCATTGCTTGGATCTGATGGAGTGAACTCAGTGGTGGCAAAGTGGTTGGGCTTCAAGGCACTGGCTTTCACAGGGAGAGCTGCTGTCAGGGGTTGGATAAATTTCAAGTCCAATCATGGGTTTGAGCCTAAGATCTTTCAATTCATGGGGATAGGCTTCCGATCTGGTTTTCTTCCTAATGATGATACTGGGGTTTATTGGTTTCTCACATCCCACGAAG agaaagaaatagaagatGACCCAGCTAAAATGAAGCAATTTGTGTTAAGCAAGTTAGCAAATGCACCTGATGAAATGAAGGCCATTGTTGAAAACACTGAATTGGATTATATTATGTTATCCTCATTAAGGTATAGACATCCCTGGGACCTTATTTGGGGAAACATCAGCAAAGGAAATGTTTGTGTGATTGGTGATGCATTCCACCCCATGACCCCAGACATTGCCCAAGGTGCTTGTTCTGCCttagaagatggaattgttttGGCAAGGTGCCTTGCTAGGGCTTTACTCACGAAAGAACAAAGTGGGGAATCAAAAGAGAAAGTTGACAGTGAAAGCGAGCAATATATGAAAATTGAGATGGGGTTGAAGAACTATGCCAAAGAGAGGAGATGGAGAAGCATTGTGCTCATAACTACAGCTTATGTGGTTGGTTTTTTCCAGCAGGGTGATGGAAAATTAACCACCTTCTTAAGAGACAAATTATTGGCTGCATTCCTGTCTGGGTTGCTTTTGAAGAGGGCTGATTTTGATTGTGGGAAGCTTAGCATTTCTTGA